A stretch of Mesoplodon densirostris isolate mMesDen1 chromosome 7, mMesDen1 primary haplotype, whole genome shotgun sequence DNA encodes these proteins:
- the FADD gene encoding FAS-associated death domain protein has translation MDPFLVLLHSVSAGLSSSELTELKFLCQSRVGKRKLERVQSGLDLFSVLLEQNEMSSENTVLLRELLVSLRRQDLLRRLEDFEAGAAVGAAPEERDLRAAFDIICDNVGKDWRKLARHLRVSDAKIEAIEEKYPRNLAEQVRESLRVWKNSRRDDAAVSHLVRALRACRLNLVADLIEEGQRARALQSETGDPVSLSESWDSDSPASGASR, from the exons ATGGACCCGTTCCTGGTGCTGCTGCACTCAGTGTCGGCCGGCCTGTCGAGCAGCGAGCTGACCGAGCTCAAGTTCCTGTGTCAGAGCCGCGTAGGCAAGAGGAAGCTGGAGCGCGTGCAGAGTGGCCTGGACCTCTTCTCCGTGCTGCTGGAGCAGAACGAGATGAGCTCCGAGAACACCGTGCTGCTCCGCGAGCTGCTTGTCTCCCTGCGGCGCCAGGACCTATTGCGGCGCCTGGAAGACTTCGAGGCGGGCGCGGCGGTCGGGGCCGCGCCGGAGGAGcgag ACCTGCGGGCAGCGTTTGACATCATCTGTGATAACGTGGGGAAGGACTGGAGGAAGCTGGCTCGTCACCTCAGAGTGTCTGACGCCAAGATTGAAGCCATTGAGGAGAAGTATCCCCGGAACCTGGCAGAACAGGTGAGGGAGTCGCTGAGAGTCTGGAAGAACAGCAGGCGGGACGATGCGGCCGTGTCCCACCTGGTGAGGGCGCTCAGGGCCTGCCGGCTGAACCTGGTGGCAGACCTCATCGAGGAGGGTCAGCGGGCCCGGGCCCTCCAGAGCGAGACTGGGGATCCTGTGTCCCTCTCTGAGTCCTGGGACTCAGACTCGCCCGCCTCGGGGGCCTCCCGATGA